DNA from Cystobacter fuscus DSM 2262:
GGGCGGCTGGTACGTCCGGAAGAACTCCTGGAACTTCGGATAGAGCACCACGTTGTTCCGGTAGTCGTAGATGAGCTCCAGTTGGATCTCGATGTTGCCCGGCCGATCCAGGAAGAGCTGATCATGGAGCCAGGCCGCCGGATCGAGGCGGGACACATCCTTGACGCCATCGACATACTGGGACCGGGTGCCCTCGAGCGTCATGAAGGGCCGCACCGCGTCGCGACGCTCGGGTGAATTGTCGGCCCACAGCGCCTTGATGGGATCCCAGAAGGCCTGGAGTCCCTCTTCATAGGCGTTGCCATTCTGGGTGATGAGCGCCGTCACCCGCTCGGGATGCCTGAGCGCGAGCCGGAAGCCCGTCGGCGCGCCATAATCCATGACATAGAGCGCGTAACGCCTCGCACCGAGCTGCTCGAGCAGGGCGTCGATGATCTCCGCGTAGCTCGCGAAGCTGTACGTGAACGCCTCGCGCGAGGGCATCGCCGACAGACCGAAGCCGGGAAGGTCGGGCGCGATCACATGGTAGCGATCCGCCAGCGCGGGGATCAGGTTGCGGTACATGTGCGACGAGCTGGGGTAGCCGTGCAGCAGCACGACCACGGGCGCATCGGCAGGCCCCGCCTCGCGATAGAAGATCTCCAGACCCCCGACCTTCGTGGTCCGATGGTGGGTGACGGGAAGGGGGATCGAAGTGGTGGCGGACATGTTGTTCTCCGTGGGTTGCGTTGACGAGGACAGATCTAGTTCCCCTCCCCTCGCGGAAGAATGTGCTTCGCCTTGAATTCAGTCTTTCGCTTTACGCAAGAATCGCCGCTGAAGCTGTCGCCCGGACCCATCGATGTCAGGCTACGCGCATGGGACAGACCACCTCCTCTCCCCTCGTCGTGCGTGACTACCGCCCCCGCGGACGTGGATTGCGGAGGGAGCGCACGGCTCCATTCACGCAGGAACCGGGGGCGCCATTTCCCATCGCGGGGGCCGAGGGAGACTACCGGTCCCCCCCGGCCTCGCCTTCAGCGCTGGCTCACGGACAGACGCAGGTGCCATTACAGCGGTAGTCGCGAGTGCAGGGCCTGCCGCAGGCCGCCGTGCAATTCGCCTCGCTGCCGTACCACTGGCTGTAGTTGCACGTCCACAGCATCGAGCAGATGGCCTGCTGCGTGACGCTGCCCTCGGGGAGCTGCTCATCGGCGGGGGCGGACTCGGTCACCGGCGCCTGCTCGGGCTCGTACGTACCGCCGCAACCCGACACCGAGACGACGAGACCCACGAAGGCAGCAACGAGGGGGAGAGGAATTCGCATGAGGGACACGCTCCTGGGTTCCACGGGTGGGACTTCGACACGCTCGGCCATGCTGCGTCTGGGCGTGCATGCCCTCACTGTGTCAGACCGTGGGCGTGGCGCCACTTCCATGAGGAGCCAGGAGTCGAGGCGCCATGCCACGCCAAGGCCCAGCGCGCCCGCGGGTCCGCCGAGGAGGAACTCCACGCCGCCACCAATCGCATCTCCGAGGACGGTACCGCGTTCCGGCGACTGCCTCTTGCGGAACTGCCCTGTCCGGTCCGCGGGTCTCGCCGTAGTCGACAGCGTCGTCGAGACCGAGGTCGTCCTCCTGGGGGAGCTGTCGAGGCTTGTGTCCGGGCTGCCCCCAGCACGTCGGCTCCATCCCCTCTCGCTCTTGCCCCGCTTCACTCCTTCCCCCTCCTCGCCTCACTCCTTCCCCCTCCTCGCTCCCATCCCGGTGTTCCCCTCGGGCAAGCCCTCATCAGTCGAGCCCTACTGGTCTGTCGTGTCCGCGAGTACTAAGTCAGAAGTGCTGCCAATGCTGGCAGCGTCACCAGGAAGGAGCAGGATCATGAACGAGATGAATCCGAAGAGGCTCAGCCTGAACAGGGAGACCATCCGGAATCTCTCGGATGAGAACCTGGAACAGGTCGCTGGTGGCCAAAGAAGGGGCGATGATAGGGATCGTGGGTATTCCCGCCGCGACTACCGCGGCTGCAACCGCCCCTCGCAGCGCCGCTATGGCGACAGGTGCCGCGACTAGGCGCGGCTGAGCTATCCGCCTGCCGGCGCCGTGACCGCCTGCGTGTAGAGGCGCA
Protein-coding regions in this window:
- a CDS encoding class I lanthipeptide, which codes for MNEMNPKRLSLNRETIRNLSDENLEQVAGGQRRGDDRDRGYSRRDYRGCNRPSQRRYGDRCRD
- a CDS encoding alpha/beta fold hydrolase, whose translation is MSATTSIPLPVTHHRTTKVGGLEIFYREAGPADAPVVVLLHGYPSSSHMYRNLIPALADRYHVIAPDLPGFGLSAMPSREAFTYSFASYAEIIDALLEQLGARRYALYVMDYGAPTGFRLALRHPERVTALITQNGNAYEEGLQAFWDPIKALWADNSPERRDAVRPFMTLEGTRSQYVDGVKDVSRLDPAAWLHDQLFLDRPGNIEIQLELIYDYRNNVVLYPKFQEFFRTYQPPTLIVWGANDNIFPAEGAKAFLRDLPNAELHLLDSGHFALEDKADEIVPLMRDFLARHLQA